GATTCCCTAAAATTGCTATGCTCAGTCACAAAAATCTTTCCTTTATGTCAAGAAGCCTTGGAAAAGCTGACCCAAAATTTGAAAAGGATGAATTTGTCTCTTTTTTACCATTGCCATGGATAGGGGAGCAAATGATGTGTATTGCTAGTGCACTGATGTACGGATTTAAAGTAAATTTTCCTGAAAATCATGACACAGTGCAAAATGATATGAAAGAGATTGGACCTAATTTGATTTTTTCTCCTCCGAGAGTATGGGAAAATTTGGCTGCAACCGTTCAGATGAATATAATGGATTCTTCAAGGCTAAAAAAATGGATTTACAATAAATGTTTACCGATTGGCTATAGTTATGCTGAAAGTAAGTTTAATAAACAAAGTTTAACATTTTTAGGTAAGCTTAAATATAAAATAGCATATTACGCCGTTTTTAGAAAATTAAAGGAAAGACTTGGATTTACCAATGTAAGAAGTGCGATTACCGGTGGTGCAGCTTTAGGGCCTGATACATTTAAATTTTTCCATGCTTTAGGGATTAATTTAAAACAAATATATGGACAAACAGAGATTTCGGGGATTTCTTGTATTCATAGAGTGGACGATGTTGATTTTACTTCCGTAGGGTTACCAATAGAGGGGACTGAAATCAAAATTACTGAAGATAATGAAATTATTTCGAAAAGTGATGCAGTTTTTCTTGGTTATTATAAAGATGAAGAGGCTACAAAGGCTACTCTTAAGGATGGTTGGTTGTACTCGGGAGATGCGGGCTACTTTGATGAAAATGGAAAGCTTGTAGTAATAGATAGAAAGAAGGACTTAATGTATTTATCTGATGGTTCAATGTTTTCACCTCAATTTATAGAAAATAAATTAAAGTTTAGCCCATTTGTAAAAGAAGCAGTTATAATTGGAGATAAAAGGGATTATATTACGGCAATTTTAAATATAGATATGGGGATAGTGGGTAAATGGGCAGAAGAAAATAAGATAACTTATTCTACCTTTACTGATTTATCTTCAAAAGATGAAGTTTATGAATTGGTTGCACAAGAAGTAAGGAAAGTGAATGCTGATCTGAAAAAAGAGCATACGGTAAAGAAGTTTTTGCTTTTGTATAAAGAGCTTGACCCTGATGATGGTGAGCTTACAAGGACAAGGAAGGTAAGGCGTGGTTTTATCTCTGAAAAGTACAAAGAGCTAGTAGATGCACTTTATGAAGATGTCAGGGAAAAACAAATTACTGCTACCATCAAACTGCAAGATGGAAGAGAGAAGACTATAAATACAGTTATGAAAATATATTTTATGGAGTAGATATGGAGTTTTTTCTTCAGCTAATTGTAGCAGGGATAGTTATGGGGAGTATTTATGCAATTGTAGCCCTTGGGTTTACATTAATTTACAAGTCAACCGGTGTAGTTAACTTTGCTCAGGGTGAGTTGCTGTTGGTTGGTGCATATATTTGTTTGCACTTAACCGTTGAATACAGGCTTAATTTTGTGGCTTCATTCATAATTACTATACTTTTTATGTTTTTCTTTGGTTTTTTTATAGAAAAGATTTTTCTTAGAAAAATGATTGGTGAGCCAATTATATCAATTATTATGCTTACCATAGGGTTATCATCGGTTTTAAAATCAGTGGTGCAACTTATTTGGGGTACAAATACGAAAACATTTCCACAAATTTTTCCTGAAGAGCCATTAATTATTGGTGAGATAAGTATTAGTTATGTTTACATTTTTTCAATTATTTCAGTGTCAATTTTTTTAGCTCTTTTTACTATATTTTTCAAAAAGTCAAAGGTTGGTATTGCTATGAGAGCGGTAGCAAGCGATCAACAGGCTGCCCTTTCAATGGGAATAGATGTAAAAAGGATATTTGCACTGTCTTGGGCAATAGCTGCTGTTGTATCAAGTGTAGGTGGGATATTGATAGGGAATATAAATGGTATCAATACAAGCTTATCTCAGTTTGGCCTTAAAGTGTTTCCAGTAGTAATTTTGGGAGGGCTTGACAGTATCTTGGGAGCTATTGTAGGGGGTCTGATAATAGGAATATTGGAAAATTTGGCAGGGGGTTATATTGACCCTCTAATTGGTGGGGGAGCAAAGGAAGTTTTCCCATTTATTTTTATGATAATTATTTTAATGATAAAACCTTACGGATTGTTTGGTACTGTTGAGGTAGAGAAAGTATGAATTATACAAATTGTGGTGAATTTCAAACAAGCTATGAAAAAGATGCGGCAATTTATAAGTCGTTGTTTTCCAAAATATGTATATATGGGTTTCTGATATCTCTTTTTGTAATCCCATTCTTTATTGATGATTATTTTTTGTATCTTTTTAACATTATATTTATTGCTGTAATTGGCGCAGTCGGACTTAACATTCTGACAGGAATTACCGGTCTAATATCTTTGGGACAAGGTGCTTTTATAGGTGTCGGTGCTTATACTGCAGGGTATCTGGCAAACCAATATGGTTTAAATTTTGTTATTTCCATTCCTATTGCTGGTCTTATAACAGCAATTGTAGGTATGATATTCGGGATACCTTCTTTAAGGCTAAAAGGTTTGTATCTTTCAATAGCGACCCTTGCAGCTCAATTTATCTTGGAATTTATTTTTATACGTGCGGAATTTATCACTGGTGGTGTTACAGGGCTTTCCCTTGATTATGCAAACTTTTTTAATATTTCTCTTGATAATGATTTTAAATTTTACTTTTTTGGACTTATTATGACAATTTTAATGGTAACTGCGGCCAAGAATATTGTCAGGACAAAAATAGGTCGCGCTTTTTTGAGTGTCAGAGATAATTATATTGCTGCTGAAGCGATGGGGATTAATATTTTTAAATATAAAATACTTTCTTTTGGAATAAGTTCATTTTATGCCGGTGTTGCAGGGGCAATGTGGGCATATTATGTTACTATCATTACTCCTGAGCATTTTACGATAGGGGTATCGATTCAATATCTTTCAATGATAATTATCGGTGGTTTAGGCAAAATATTAGGTAGTATTTTTGGGGCGATTTTTATTACCCTTTTACCTGAGGTTTTAAGATTTGTTACCGATTATTTTACTTCAAGCTACCCTTTTCTAACCCAGGCATTCGCATCAATAAGGGAAGCTGCATTTGGTATAGTAATAATTATATTTTTGCTTTTTGAGCCAGAAGGGCTTGTGAGAAGATGGAATCTGATAAAGGCCTATTTTAAACTTTGGCCTTTTTCATATTAAATAAAATTGGAGGATGTCGTATGAAAAAGCTTTTGGTTTTGTTCATATCTGTTTTTTTGGTATCCATGGCTTATGCTGGAAAAGTAAGAGTGGGAGCTTTAGTTGATTTAACTGGACCTACCGGTGATGTCGGGAAACCGTATGCGGAAGGGGTCAGAGATTGTGTCAGATATTTTAATGAAAATGGCGGGATAAATGGAAATGAGGTTGAACTTTTGATGGTTGACTACCAATATAAGATTCCTCAGGCAATTGCGGCATATAAAGATTTCCTTAGAAAAAAGGTTGTTGCTATTCACGGTTGGGGGACTGGTGATACGGAAGCCTTGTCAAAATTTATAACTAAGGACAAAATTCCATATTTTTCTGCGTCATATTCAGAACATATTACCGATCCAAAAAATAATCCTTATAATTTTTTAGTGGGAGCTACTTATTCTGATCAAGCAAGAATAGCACTCAAATTTATAAAGGATAAAGGTGAGAAAAAAACTGTCGCCTTTATCTACAATGACACAGGATTTGGAAGGTCGCCATTTTTCCCTGATGGTGAAGAATATGCTAAGAAAATAGGGGTTCAGCTTGTTGATAAGCAGGTTGTGGATTTAAAAGCCCTTGATGCTACAAGCCAGCTGTTAAATCTTTCCAAAGCTGGGGCTGAGTATGCTCTCGTGCAAGAAACTTATATGGCTGCCTCTACTATTTTAAAAGATGCTAAAAAGCTTGGTATAGATACAAAATTTATAGGACTCAACTGGACTTTCGGTAAAACTCTTATCGATTTGGCAAAAGATGCAGCTGAAGGCTATTATGGTACAAGCTCTTTTGCTTTTTGGGGGCAGACTGATGTGGAAGGGATAAAATTTTTACATGAGTTAAATAAAAAATATCATCCCGATGTAACTTTCAGAGAAGTAAACTATATTCAAGGTTTTTCTTCAATGTATGTTTTGTTGTCAGCTTTAAAGATGACAAAAGGTGAACTTACCGGAGAGAATATTAAGAAAACCCTTGAATCTTTTAAAGATTTTAGCACTATGGGGCTTACTGCACCGGTAACTTTTACTAAAGAAAGTCATAAAGGGATAAAAGCACTTAAAATTTATCAGATTAAAAACTCTAGTATGATACCGGTTACAGATTATATTACGGCGGACTAATGTTAAAAATTAATAATATTGAAGTTGTTTACAATGATGTTATACTTGTCCTCAAGGGTTTATCCCTTGAGGTCCAAAAAAATAGTATAGTGTCCCTTCTAGGCTCAAACGGGGCAGGGAAAACAACCACATTAAAAGCCATCTCCGGACTTTTAAGACCTGATAATGGTGAGATTACAGATGGTGATATATTTTTTGAAGGGGAAAAAATCGATAAAAAAGATGCTTCAGAAATTGTAAAGAGTGGAATATTTCAGGTAATGGAAGGTAGGAGAGTTTTTAAAGATTTGACAGTAGAAGAGAATCTTATAGCAGGAGCTTACACATCTTCAAATACTAATATTAAAACTTCCCTTGAGAAAGTATATGCTTATTTTCCAAGGCTTAAGGAGAGGAGAGGGCAACTTGCCGGCTATATGAGTGGTGGAGAGCAGCAGATGCTTGCCATTGGTAGGGCATTGATGGCAAATCCTAAAATGATTCTAATGGATGAGCCTTCCCTTGGGCTTAGCCCCCTTTTGGTTAAAGAGATTTTTAGGATTATAAGAAAGCTTAATCAAGAGGAAAATACCACAATACTTTTGGTTGAGCAAAATGCCAATATGGCACTTTCTGTTTCTGATTACGGATACATAATGGAAAACGGAAGGGTTGTAATGGAAGGGAAATGTTCAGAGCTTATAGAAAATGAAGATGTTAAAGAGTTTTATCTTGGA
Above is a genomic segment from Deferrivibrio essentukiensis containing:
- a CDS encoding AMP-binding protein, coding for YYDKKGMYQYDDDRLVFFDDIVNNNYNIKLEEYFKDKLQFVTLDDVAVMCTTSGTTGFPKIAMLSHKNLSFMSRSLGKADPKFEKDEFVSFLPLPWIGEQMMCIASALMYGFKVNFPENHDTVQNDMKEIGPNLIFSPPRVWENLAATVQMNIMDSSRLKKWIYNKCLPIGYSYAESKFNKQSLTFLGKLKYKIAYYAVFRKLKERLGFTNVRSAITGGAALGPDTFKFFHALGINLKQIYGQTEISGISCIHRVDDVDFTSVGLPIEGTEIKITEDNEIISKSDAVFLGYYKDEEATKATLKDGWLYSGDAGYFDENGKLVVIDRKKDLMYLSDGSMFSPQFIENKLKFSPFVKEAVIIGDKRDYITAILNIDMGIVGKWAEENKITYSTFTDLSSKDEVYELVAQEVRKVNADLKKEHTVKKFLLLYKELDPDDGELTRTRKVRRGFISEKYKELVDALYEDVREKQITATIKLQDGREKTINTVMKIYFME
- a CDS encoding branched-chain amino acid ABC transporter permease; the protein is MEFFLQLIVAGIVMGSIYAIVALGFTLIYKSTGVVNFAQGELLLVGAYICLHLTVEYRLNFVASFIITILFMFFFGFFIEKIFLRKMIGEPIISIIMLTIGLSSVLKSVVQLIWGTNTKTFPQIFPEEPLIIGEISISYVYIFSIISVSIFLALFTIFFKKSKVGIAMRAVASDQQAALSMGIDVKRIFALSWAIAAVVSSVGGILIGNINGINTSLSQFGLKVFPVVILGGLDSILGAIVGGLIIGILENLAGGYIDPLIGGGAKEVFPFIFMIIILMIKPYGLFGTVEVEKV
- a CDS encoding branched-chain amino acid ABC transporter permease, with product MNYTNCGEFQTSYEKDAAIYKSLFSKICIYGFLISLFVIPFFIDDYFLYLFNIIFIAVIGAVGLNILTGITGLISLGQGAFIGVGAYTAGYLANQYGLNFVISIPIAGLITAIVGMIFGIPSLRLKGLYLSIATLAAQFILEFIFIRAEFITGGVTGLSLDYANFFNISLDNDFKFYFFGLIMTILMVTAAKNIVRTKIGRAFLSVRDNYIAAEAMGINIFKYKILSFGISSFYAGVAGAMWAYYVTIITPEHFTIGVSIQYLSMIIIGGLGKILGSIFGAIFITLLPEVLRFVTDYFTSSYPFLTQAFASIREAAFGIVIIIFLLFEPEGLVRRWNLIKAYFKLWPFSY
- a CDS encoding ABC transporter substrate-binding protein, with product MKKLLVLFISVFLVSMAYAGKVRVGALVDLTGPTGDVGKPYAEGVRDCVRYFNENGGINGNEVELLMVDYQYKIPQAIAAYKDFLRKKVVAIHGWGTGDTEALSKFITKDKIPYFSASYSEHITDPKNNPYNFLVGATYSDQARIALKFIKDKGEKKTVAFIYNDTGFGRSPFFPDGEEYAKKIGVQLVDKQVVDLKALDATSQLLNLSKAGAEYALVQETYMAASTILKDAKKLGIDTKFIGLNWTFGKTLIDLAKDAAEGYYGTSSFAFWGQTDVEGIKFLHELNKKYHPDVTFREVNYIQGFSSMYVLLSALKMTKGELTGENIKKTLESFKDFSTMGLTAPVTFTKESHKGIKALKIYQIKNSSMIPVTDYITAD
- a CDS encoding ABC transporter ATP-binding protein, whose translation is MLKINNIEVVYNDVILVLKGLSLEVQKNSIVSLLGSNGAGKTTTLKAISGLLRPDNGEITDGDIFFEGEKIDKKDASEIVKSGIFQVMEGRRVFKDLTVEENLIAGAYTSSNTNIKTSLEKVYAYFPRLKERRGQLAGYMSGGEQQMLAIGRALMANPKMILMDEPSLGLSPLLVKEIFRIIRKLNQEENTTILLVEQNANMALSVSDYGYIMENGRVVMEGKCSELIENEDVKEFYLGVSSGNKSYRDVKHYRRRKRWLS